The Kaistia defluvii genome segment GCAGACCTGGCCCTGGTTGAACCAGATCGCATCGACGACACCCTCGACCGCGCCGTCGAGGTCGGCGTCGTCGAACACGATGAAGGGCGACTTGCCGCCGAGCTCGAGCGACAGCTTCTTGCCGGAGCCTGCCGTCTTCTCGCGGATGATGCGGCCGACCTCGGTCGAGCCGGTGAAGGCGATCTTGTCGACATCGGGGTGCTCGACGATGGCATTGCCGGTCACGCCGTCGCCGGTGACGATGTTGACGACGCCGGCCGGCAGGCCGACCTCGCGGCAGATCTCGGCAAAGGCGAGCGCGGTCAGCGGCGTGTATTCAGCCGGCTTCAGCACCACCGTGTTGCCGGCGGCGAGCGCCGGGGCAATCTTCCAGGCCAGCATCAGCAGCGGGAAGTTCCACGGGATGATCTGGCCGCAGACGCCGACCGGGCCTTCGCCGGGGAACTCGCTCTCGATCAGTTCGGCCCAACCGGCGTGATGGTAGAAGTGGCGGGCGACGAGCGGAATGTCGATGTCGCGCGTCTCGCGGATCGGCTTGCCATTGTCCATCGTCTCCAGCACGGAGAGGAAGCGCTCGCGCTTCTGGATGTGGCGGGCGATGGCGTAGAGATAGACGGCGCGCTCATGGCCCGACAGCGCCGACCACGACTTGAACGCCTTGCGCGCAGCCTTGACGGCCTTGTCGACGTCGGCGGCGCTGCCCTGGGCGACCTGAGCGAGCTCGGTCTCATAGGCCGGGTTGAACACGGGGAAGCGTTCGCCGGTCGAAGGGGCGACGAACTTGCCGTCGATGAAATGGTTGAAGCCGTCCTTGTGCTGGTCGAGCCAGCCGACGACGGGTTCGTTTACTTCCGGAGCGGGGCCGTAATCCATGCTCACGAGGATGTCCTTGACGAGTGCCATGTTCGTTCCCCTCAGGCGAGCGCGTGACGGATGGTGGAGGAATAGCGGCCGGTAACGAAATGCTCGATCTGCCGTTCGATGTCGGCAAGCAGCGAGCTGGCGCCAATGCGGAAAAGTTCAGGCTCGAGCCAGGCATTGCCGAGCTCTTCCTTCATCAGGATCAGCCAGGACATCGCGTCCTTGGCGGTCTTGAGGCCGCCGGCCGGCTTGAAGCCGATCTTGAAGCCGGTCAGCGCCTCGTAGTCGCGGATGGCGCGGCACATCACCAGGCTCACCGGCAGCGTCGCGTTGACGTCTTCCTTGCCGGTCGAGGTCTTGATGAAGTCGGCGCCGGCCTGCATGGCCACCATCGACGCCTTGTAGACATTGCGCAGCGTCTTCAGATCGCCGGTGGCGAGGATCGCCTTCAGATGCGCCTCGCCGCAGGCTTCGCGCATGGCGGCGACTTCGTCGTACAGCGCCTGCCAGTCGGCGTTCAGCACATGGGCGCGGGTGATGACGATGTCGATCTCATGCGCGCCTTCGCCGACCGCGTAGTGGATCTCTTCCAGCCGCTGCTTGAGCGGCGTCAGGCCGGCCGGAAAGCCGGTGGCGACCGAGGCGACGGGAATGCCCGAGCCTTCCAGCGCCTTGACGGCGGGGGCGACCATGGTCGGATAGACGCAGACCGCGCCGACCTTGGGCGGGTTCGCCTGGAGGCCGAGCGCCTCGACCAGATCCTCGCGGAACGGCCGGCGCGCCTTCATGCAGAGGCGGTGGACACGGCCGGGCGTATCGTCGCCGGCCAACGTCGTCAGGTCCATCAGCGTCACGGCCTTTACCAGCCAGGCAGCCTGATATTCCTTCTTCACCGTCCGCCGGGTCGGCAGCGTCGCGGCGCGACGCTCCGCGGCGGAGGTGTTGACCTGGGCGCCGTCGAACCATTCGACCTGCAACGGCGTGCCGTCATTGCGCTTCAGGGCATTGGATAGCGGCGGAGTCTTGCGCTCCGTGGAGCCGTCAGCCGGCATGGGTTTTCTCCCGGTCTTCGGAAAGGGCTGTTTCGTGGATGGCGTGGTCCGACAGGGCGTAAAGAGCGGTCGCCTCATCGGTAACGAGAACGTTGACGTAGCGCGCCTTGAGGGCGGCGAGGACGACGGCGTGCTTGGCCTTGCCGGAAGCGACGCCGATCGAATGGGTCTTGTCGCGCAACCGCTCCGGCGCGAGGCCGATGGTGCGGGCGTCGAGCGCCGGGTCGGCGATGGCGCCGTTGGCGTCGATGAAGCGGCCGAGCACGTCGCCGACGGCATGGTTGGCGGCGAGGCCGTCGACCTCTTCGGTGGACAGGTAGCCGGATTCGACATGGACGGAGCCGGCCATGCCGCCGAGCCCGAAGCAGGCGACCGGGGCTTCGGCGGCCAGGGTCAGCACGCTTTCGATCACCGGATCGGCCTCGATGACGGTGCGCGTCTCGGCACGGCCGACGATGGCCGGCACCGGCAGCAGCGTCGCGGTGCCATTGCCCGCCTCGGCGAAGCGCTCCGCGACGGTGTTGGTCTTCAGCGTCGCGGATTTGAGGTTGGTGGCGCCGTTCATCAGCACGACGCGGACGCCATCGTTCCAGCCGGGCGCCAGCCAGTGCGCGACGGAGGCCATGGTCCGGCCCCAGGAAACGCCGACCAGCCCGGGGCGCGGGCTGAGGCTTGCCAGATATTGCCCGGCCGCCTGCGCCACCGCGTCCTGCGCCACGTCGCCATCGCCCATCGAGGGCACGATGATCGCCTCGCGCAGGCCAAAGGCTTTCTGCATCCGGGATTCGAGCGCCGGCAGGCGCTGGGCGCGCGGCACGATGGCAATGCGGACGATGCCGGTTTCGCGGGCATCGCGCAGCAGCCGGCTCACCTGCCAGCGGGTCAGGCCGACTTCCTCGGCGATCTCGCTCTGCGTCCGCTCCAGGTCGTAATAGAGCTTCGCGACCTGCACCATGCGGTGCTCGCGCTGCTCGTCACGGCTCGGGGGGGCGGGGGTAGCGATGCTCGGCATGACTTTCACAAATGTGAGGCGCGATCACTTATGTGAAATGGATAGGCTTTCGCCGCGGAGGAGTCAAGGCGCATGCGGGGGTGAGAGGCGTGGGGAGGCCGTGTGGGCAGGCATGGCGAGGGAGGCCGACGCGTGGGGGAGGGCGTGACGGCGCGGAGGGGGTGTGGGGGTGGAGGCAGGGAAAGCATGCGTGGCTGGGCGCAGGGGGCGCCTTTGGCTGGAGTATCCCGACGCGACTTGGCTAATGCGGGTCGACGCCAGCCCCACCCTCGTCGTCTTCCCGGGCAAAGACCCGGGATCCATTCAGCCGAGGTTCTGGGAGGTTCGCGCGGCGAGAACCCGGCTGCATGGATCCCTGCTTTCGCAGGGATGACGGGGAGGGGTTGGAAGCGTTGAGCCAGTCCAGCCATCGCCGCGAAGACAGGAAGCGGTCGTCGTCGCGAAGACCGGAAGCGGACAGAAAGCGGACGCTTCCGGCTCCCCAGCCTGTCCGCAATACGCCCTGCCTCACCCCACGCTCGCCGTCATCCCGGGCGAAGACCCGGGATCCATTCAGCAAAGGTTTTGGGAGGTTTGCGCGGGGAAAATCCGGCTGGATGGGTCCTCGCTTTCGCGAGGATGACGGCGAGTGTGGGGGAGCGGGGAGGCTAGGCTGGACGACCTGCCATTCCTAGCGACGGCGCGGCGATCTGCTCGCACCCTGTTCGAACTGCCGCCCCCCATTATCTGTTCGCACGACGAACCCGACGCCAGCCCCACGCTCGCCGTCATCCCGGGCGAAGACCCGGGACCCATTCAGCGGAGGTGGGAGGTTCGCGCGGGGAAAACCTGGCTGGATGGGTCCTCGCTTTCGCGAGGATGACGGCGAGTGTGGGGGAGCGGAGAGGCTAGACCTGGAACACGCAGCGCCCAACGTCTCGACAGCGCATGGCGCATGGAGCATGGAGCTCTCGAACCATCCAGGGACCCTCACCCCACGCCTCTCCCGCAGGCCGGAGTGGCTTGGCTGCGATGACGGCTCGCGCTCTTCCGTCGATGAAGAGAGCCGGCCGCAACCTCGCTCGCTCGCGGGAGAGGGCAGGGTGAGGGACTTGCAGGCCTCCGAGCCTTACGCCCGCGCGGCCGCGCCTTCGACGATGACCTGGAAGTAGAGGTCGAGGAAGCGCGGGCCGTCGACGGCGGTGCAGATCTTCTGGTCCGGCAGGCCGTCCCAGGGCGTCGGCGGGAAAGAGCGCAGCGCAGACTTCTGGATCGTCTGGCCGATCGCGATGCCCTCGGTCACCACCTTGATCGGGCCGGCGCGGGTGGTGAACAGGCTCGGATCGAGCAGGTAGGCGACGGCCGAGGAGTCATGCACGAAGATGCCGTCGATCCCGGTCGCGCGGCGGTAGAAGTCCTCGTAGAAGCGCGAGATGTCCCAGAAGAACTGGCCGGCCTTGCCGCCCTTTTCGCGCAGTTCCTGCATGTAGGCGGTGGTCATCACGCATTCCTGCGTGACGTCGAGGCCGACGGCGACGACCGGCCATGGGGCGGCGAACATCTCGTCGGCAGCGTGCGGGTCGCCGATGATGTTGGCTTCGGCCACTGGCGTCACATTGCCGGAATGGCCGTAGAAGCCGAACGCGCCGCCCATGATGACGACTTCCTTGACCAGTTCGGCGATGCCGGGATCTTCGCGGAGCGCCAGCGCCAGGTTGGTCATGCGGCCGACGGCGACGATGACGATCTCGTGCGGGTGCTTGCGCACCATGTCGATGATGAAGCGATGCGCCGGCAGTTCATGCTCCTGGACCGAAAGCGTCTCGGGAACCGGCACTTCGCCGAGGCCATTGCGGCCGTGCACGAAATGCGGCTCCTCGACCATCGGCACCACCAGCGGCTTGCCCGCGCCGCGCGCGACCGGAGCGGCGATGTCGAACAGCTGCTTCAGATAGAGGGCGTTGTGCGTCGTCGTGTCGATCGAGGCGTTGCCGAGCACGGTGGTGATACCGACGAGGTCGATCTGCGGCGCATATTCCAGGAACAGCAACGCCATGGCGTCGTCGATGCCGGGGTCCGTGTCGTAGATCACCTTGATGGGGGCGGCGCTCTGGCTTGTCATTCTGGGTCCTGATCGTTCTGGCGGGCCGGCAAGTCGACCCGTTCTTCTATCCCGCG includes the following:
- the deoC gene encoding deoxyribose-phosphate aldolase; protein product: MPADGSTERKTPPLSNALKRNDGTPLQVEWFDGAQVNTSAAERRAATLPTRRTVKKEYQAAWLVKAVTLMDLTTLAGDDTPGRVHRLCMKARRPFREDLVEALGLQANPPKVGAVCVYPTMVAPAVKALEGSGIPVASVATGFPAGLTPLKQRLEEIHYAVGEGAHEIDIVITRAHVLNADWQALYDEVAAMREACGEAHLKAILATGDLKTLRNVYKASMVAMQAGADFIKTSTGKEDVNATLPVSLVMCRAIRDYEALTGFKIGFKPAGGLKTAKDAMSWLILMKEELGNAWLEPELFRIGASSLLADIERQIEHFVTGRYSSTIRHALA
- a CDS encoding sugar-binding transcriptional regulator, whose translation is MPSIATPAPPSRDEQREHRMVQVAKLYYDLERTQSEIAEEVGLTRWQVSRLLRDARETGIVRIAIVPRAQRLPALESRMQKAFGLREAIIVPSMGDGDVAQDAVAQAAGQYLASLSPRPGLVGVSWGRTMASVAHWLAPGWNDGVRVVLMNGATNLKSATLKTNTVAERFAEAGNGTATLLPVPAIVGRAETRTVIEADPVIESVLTLAAEAPVACFGLGGMAGSVHVESGYLSTEEVDGLAANHAVGDVLGRFIDANGAIADPALDARTIGLAPERLRDKTHSIGVASGKAKHAVVLAALKARYVNVLVTDEATALYALSDHAIHETALSEDREKTHAG
- a CDS encoding nucleoside hydrolase; the protein is MTSQSAAPIKVIYDTDPGIDDAMALLFLEYAPQIDLVGITTVLGNASIDTTTHNALYLKQLFDIAAPVARGAGKPLVVPMVEEPHFVHGRNGLGEVPVPETLSVQEHELPAHRFIIDMVRKHPHEIVIVAVGRMTNLALALREDPGIAELVKEVVIMGGAFGFYGHSGNVTPVAEANIIGDPHAADEMFAAPWPVVAVGLDVTQECVMTTAYMQELREKGGKAGQFFWDISRFYEDFYRRATGIDGIFVHDSSAVAYLLDPSLFTTRAGPIKVVTEGIAIGQTIQKSALRSFPPTPWDGLPDQKICTAVDGPRFLDLYFQVIVEGAAARA